In the Archocentrus centrarchus isolate MPI-CPG fArcCen1 chromosome 11, fArcCen1, whole genome shotgun sequence genome, GCAACATGTTCGGATATCCAGCGGCAACTATCTGTGGACCTTAGCTTTCTCCATTCAGCAGCAGTCACCCACCGTGTCTGTCCCACAGCCCCCAGCCCAGCCCTGGACCCCTTTGGTTCTACTGCATGGCTTTGGAGGCGGAGTTGCCCTCTGGGCCCTCAACCTGGACTCTCTGTCCATCGGCGGACCGGTTTACGCTCTAGACCTGCTGGGCTTCGGCAGGAGCAGCCGTCCGCAGTTCAGCACCGaccccagggaggctgaggatcAGTTTGTGGTGGCCCTGGAGGAGTGGAGAGAGAAGGTGGGACTCGAGGAGATGGTGCTGCTGGGACACAACCTCGGAGGTTACCTGTCTGCGGCCTACGCGCTTAAATACCCACACAGGTGctttggtttgtgtgtgagtctgtgtgtggttCAGAtgtgcacaatttttttttttttggggggggggggggactttaATAGAGTGGCTTTGGATGATTCACAGatcaaaataattatatatttatctTTTCGAGCACCTCAGGTGACTCAGTGTCTTCTTGATATATTAATAgacttaacaaaaaaataataatgtggttCAATATTTGTTCCAGTTAGTAACTTAGtgcacctgttttttttaaaaaccttaacAGACTGTAAAAGAGTTGTATTCACACTGTCTACTACTTTTTATCTGCATTTATCCCCattaaaaaagtgtgtgtgtgcgtgtatgtgtgtgcacacgcaGGGTGAAGCATCTGCTGCTGGTGGAGCCGTGGGGATTCCCAGCACGTCCAGAGAACACCAACCACAGCTCCATCCCTATGTGGATCAGAGCAATGGGTGCCGTTGTGAGCCCCTTCAACCCTCTGGCTGGTCTTAGGCTGGCTGGACCTTTaggtcagcacacacacacatatttgcaCTTGAGCACATGTATCTTTGTGTCTGT is a window encoding:
- the abhd5b gene encoding 1-acylglycerol-3-phosphate O-acyltransferase ABHD5 isoform X3 — translated: MRRMAEEIQPAREQSSWISSWLPSWCPTSPSQLKDAEEKILKTVKRPFSRQHVRISSGNYLWTLAFSIQQQSPTVSVPQPPAQPWTPLVLLHGFGGGVALWALNLDSLSIGGPVYALDLLGFGRSSRPQFSTDPREAEDQFVVALEEWREKVGLEEMVLLGHNLGGYLSAAYALKYPHRVKHLLLVEPWGFPARPENTNHSSIPMWIRAMGAVVSPFNPLAGLRLAGPLGPMLVQTIRSDFKQKYSSVFSDYTVCDYIYHLNAQTPSGETAFKNMTIPYGWAKRPMLDRIGQVRADIPISFIYGSRSSIDCDSGYAFKKIRPDVEIRGQE